CGCTCGCTCGCCACGGAAACACCAGCAGCGGCTCCGCGCTCGTCGTTTGCCGAAGCGGCTGAACGTGCCACCGAGCTGCTCGAAACCCCCGCGCCACGCACGCTGCCGAGCGTCGAATTCGGTCGTCCGAAGTTCGAGCCACTCGCGGAAGCGATGCCGACGATTCCACCGGCAGCCGAGCCCGCGCCGGTCCGCAGCAGCTTCATCCCAGTCGCTACGAGCGATCCTGCATCAGCTCCGCTGGCGATCGCCCCCGCACCGACGCGGGAAGCTTCAGCTGCCGCGCCGATGAACTTCACCGCGCCGATTGCCGCTCCTAGTGCAGCTCCCACCGCAACTGCCACCAAGCCGGTCGCGGCCTTACCTGCGTCGGCTCCGATTGCTTCGGTCGAGCCGAGTGCGCCGCAGCAGTTCACTGCGGAAAACCCGCAGCAAATCGCGCCCGTGATCAGCAGCGTTCAGGCGCGTCTCAGGGCACGTCAAGCAGCTGAAGCGCGGACGCTCACTCCTTATTCGCAGTCGATCGCTCCGGTGATCTCGCGTCCCGGCTATGCTCAGCCAGGCCAGACTCGTCCGGCAGCACTCGTGCAGCCCGAGCCGATCGGTCCTGCTCGTGTCGACATGATTCCTGAAGGCTCGCCGTTTGAAGTGATCGACGAGTCGGGTGTGCTGACCGTTCGTGTGCGTCGCTCGCGCTTGCTCCGCACTAAAGTCGATATCTATCGCACTGCGGTGGTCGACGAATCGATCTGCGATGTGGTGCAGTTCACCCCACGCGAAGTCTCGATCATCGGCAAGTCGCAAGGAGCAACCCATGTGACGTTCTGGTTCGACGATCCGAACTCGCAGCCACTCACGTGGCTCGTGAAGGTCGAGCCCGACGCCGAGGAAGTCAAAAAGGAAGAGCAGACCTACAAGCTGCTGCAAGATGTCATTAACGAGATGTTCCCCGATAGCAAAATCGAACTGGTGGTTGTCGCCAGCAAGCTGATCGTACGTGGTCAAGCGAAGGATAGCGAAGAGGCCGCCCAGATCATCTCGATCATCCGTGCTCAAACGGGTGGACAAGGTCAAAACGGTCTCGGCGGCGGTCAAAATGGCCTCGGTGAAGGGGCAGCTGCCGACGTCCTCTCCGACAGTGCCACCGGCAACAGCAGCCGTTCGCGCTTGCAAGTGATCAACATGCTGCGAGTCCCTGGCGTTCACCAGGTGGCTCTGAAAGTGAAGATCGCCGAGCTCAACCGAACCGCTGCTCGCGGCTTTGGTGTCGACCTGAAAACCGATATCAGCTTCAGCGAATCGGAAAAAGGTTCGTCGCTGCTGCTCGAAAGCATCCTCAACATGGCGGGTGGACAAGCTCCGGCCCTCCTCACGCAGATCGATGGGGACGAAATCCAGATTGGCATTCGTTACCTGCAGCAGCACGGTGTGGTGAAGCTGTTGGCCGAGCCGACGCTCGTCACCTTGAGTGGACGTCCCGCCACGTTCATCGCGGGTGGTGAGTTCGCCGTTCCGACGGTCGTCGGAAGTGCCGGCCTCAACGCCGTGACAACCGACTTCCGAGCCTTCGGTGCGATCATCAGCTTCATGCCGACGGTGGTCGACAAGGACCGCATCCGCCTCGAAGTAGCCCCCGAGTTCAGCCAGATCAATCAGGACCTGAACGTCGGTGGCACCCCTGGCTTGCGAGTGCGTGCCGCGACCACCACGGTCGAGATGCGTGAAGGTCAAACGCTCGCCATCGCTGGTCTGCTCGAAGACAACATGAACGGCACCACGATCGGCGATCTGCCGTTCCTGGCCAAGATCTTTGGACGACGCGGCATGCAGCGGAACGAGACGGAACTGCTGATCCTGGTATCACCTGAACTGGTCCATCCGATGGAGCCTGAAGAGGTGCCACCACTCCCGGGCTTTGATGTCACGGAGCCCACCAACGGGCAGTTCTTCCTGCACGGTGATTTGGAAGGAAATCCGACCCAAGATTACCGCAGCACGGTGTGGCCACGGCTCCGCAAACGCTACGGCAGCGGCGGCCCATCGATGACGAGCGGCCCGTTCGGTCACGGGCAGTAGTCGAGGGGCTGAAGGCTGGTGACAAGCGACGAGGAAGAGCCGAAAACAGCGGTATTCCTCGAAAAATAGAGCGACGAGAACCAACTCATCACGAGATCCTCACGATCTCCTGATGAAATCGATAGCAGTTACTGATGAGTACGTCACGAGTTACGATGTGAGTTGCCCAGGAGTTTTGCAAAAAGTTTTAAAGGAAGTGTACAGGCAGTTATCATAACTTCCTGATGAATTACCCAGCACTTCCTGATTACTTCTGCAGAACTTACTCACCATTTACTCGCGACTTTTAGAAGCCATTACCACCTCACCCGCGAGGTCGATCCGATGAAACGACGCGCCTTCTTCACGATGCTCCTGGCTGCCGCGGCAGCGCTCGGTTGTGCCCATGGCAAGACGAACAAGCGAGGCTATCGTGGTCCTGCTCACGATCGTCCGTTCCCCGCGGGTCAGGTGACCGACTCCTTCTGGGAGACGCAAGAGACCAACGCCGAAGCTGCCGACTTCATCTTCTACGATCACGAGTTCCGTGGTCAGACGGCTGAACTGGCCCCCGGCGCGAAGCGTCACCTCGAAGAAGTGGCGATGCGACTCGAGCATGTGCCGTTCCCGGTGGTGATTGAAGTGAGTCAGCATCACGCCAAGCCGATGCTCGATCAAGCGCGACGTCGCACGATCGTCGAGCAGCTGGCTCGCATGGGTGTGCTGAACGCGGAAGAGCGCGTCGTGGTGGCCAATGCCTTCCCCGAAGGCTACACCGCCATCGAAGCCGAGTCGGCTTACTTCAACACACTCGGCGGCGCCTTCGGCGGCGGTGCCGGACGTCGCTTCGGCGGCACCGGCGGCAGCTACCGCTAACAGCACCTCGCAAAAACGATTCGATTGTCTTTCTGCTCGGTCCTATCCGTCACGAGATCCACGATGAAAAGCTCGCTTCCAACCATCGCGATCATTGCACTTTCGACCCTCTCGTTGGCAACGGGTTGCAAGTCGATGCCATGGAATAACGATGGTGGCATGAAGCTCCCGAGCCCCTGGAGCACCGTCTCTGGCTCGAGCAAAAAGAGCACGACCGACAAAGTGGCCAGCAGTAAGAGTTCGAAGAAAATCCCTAAAAACGCCGAGAAAAACGCGAACGATCCGCTCTCGATGGAAATCGCTCGCGGTCGATCGATGGAACGCAATGGCGACTACGCCAAGGCTCGCGAACATTACGAATCGCTTTGGAAAGACAATTCTCAGAATGCTGAACTCGCGCATCGATTGGGTGTGGTTGCCGATCAGCAGAAACGCCACATCGAAGCAGAGCAGTACTTTATGATTTCGCTCCGCATCAATCCCGATGCTGCCCAGGTTCGGGGTGATCTTGGATACTGCTACTTCCTGCAAGGCAAATTGCCTCAGGCCGAAAGCAATCTGATGCAAGCGATTAAGATGGAACCTCAGAACGCTCGCCTGCACAACAACCTCGGACTCGTCTTCGGTCACATGGGGAAGTATGAGTTTGCTTACGACGAGTTCTGCAAAGGTGGCAGCGAAGCGGATGCCTACTACAACCTGGCCTTCGTGCTCGCATCGCAAGACAAAACCGAAGATGCCATGGAATGCTTCCGCGAAGCACTAGTGTCGGACCCCAAGCACAAGGGTGCTCGTGAAGCTCTCGAATCGTTTGCTCAGTTCGAAGCGCTCCCAGAACATTTGAAGAATGCTAATAACGACATTGCCAGCAACGTACGCATGGTTCCCTACCAAGAGAATCTCGATGGGAGCGGCAACGATTCGCAGCAAACTTCAGCTGAGTTCGGTATCCCTAGCAGTCGCGACGCTGGTCGTCACACACGATCGCTACAAAATCGCTCGCGTGCCATGCTCAATAGCAACATGCAAAGCAACCGCGATGCACAGTTCGGCAACTAGTGAAAGTCGATTTAACTTCTGCAAAGATGGCTCAGTATCGCGCAGCACGATGGGGCAGTTCAGCTCGATGATCGTGCCCATGAATCAAACGAGTAACTACTCGCTTTTCGACTGGTTTTGCTGATAAATCGCCGACAAAACAGCTTCGACGTCGGCGAACTTCTTTTTCGATTTCAGCACGGAATCGAGCAGCTTTCGCGCATCAGATTCGCTATGTCCGAGCGTGCGCAGTGCTTCAAACGAAAGCTCCACTACATCGCGCTTGATCTCGGTTTCGCCAGCCGATTCGCGGGCTACGAGCAATGCAAACTTCGACATCTTGCGCCGCAGTTTGGCGATAATTCGTTCGGCTGTCGCAGCGCCAATGCCCGGTAGCGACGACAATCCTTCCGCATCTTGCTCTTCGATCATCACCGAGATTTCTTGCACCGGCCGCTGCATCGCGCGCAACGCCTTCTTCGCACCTACTCCATCGACACTGCAAAACATCTCGAAGAATTCACGCTCGACTTCAGAAACAAAGCCGACTAATCGCGGCGTCACCTTGCCACGCGATGGGTCGCCATCGAGGTAGTGAATCGTGTGCAAACTAATCTCTTGCCCAACACTCGAGGAAAGTGTGCGACGCGAAACAGCAGCGATCAGCACTTCGTAGTCGAACGGTGGTGCCGAGAGAATGGCGGCATCGTCAGTGAGTTGAATCAGCTTCGCGGTGATGCGCGTAATCAATGCAGATCGTCCTCCGTTAAGCCGGGCGTGGCGATATGAAGCCCACTTCGGCTGAGATGAATATGACACAGGGCAATGGCCAGTGCATCGGCGACGTCGGGTGGCTCTGGAGGTGCCGCGAGCTTCAATTCGCGACAGACCGCATTTTGCATCTGGTCTTTGGGGGCTCGCCCATTACCGGTCAGCAACTTCTTGACTTGCGTCGAGGCGTAACTGAGCACCGGAATGCCAGCCTGATGTCCTGCGAGCAAAATCGCGCCGCGCGCATGTCCCATGAGAATTGCCGTGCGCGGCCGGTCGTAGTGCGAATAAAGTTCTTCAATCGCAAGCTCTGTGGGAGCCAGCGACTGAATCACATCATGAATTCCTGCATAAATCTCGCCAATCCGTGCGGCGAGCGTGGCACCACTACGTCCGCGCACCACTCCAGCCTCAATTATTTTAGGCGACATTCCGACGAGTTCGATGACACCATAACCGGTGATTCCGAGCCCGGGATCGACGCCAAGTACGCGACGTGGTCGATCGGTTTCTAGCTGCTGCTTCCGATGCGCCACTCGGTGGTTCCCTTGCGATCTTCGAGGGCAATACCCATCTCGGCGAGTCCCAACCGAATCCGATCGGCGGTAGCAAAATCCTTGCGATTGCGAGCTTCGGTACGCAGCTCCATCATCAGCTGCATCACCTTCGGCAGGACGGCATCGCCGCCACCGCCACGCTTGGCAGGTTGACTTAAGAAGAGCCCCAAAATCGACGTCAACTCACGAAGCGTTTTTGCTGCCTTCACCAAAATCGCCACTTGGGGATGTGGCAACTGCGTCACTTCATCGAGCTTATTTTGATCGGCAAACTTGTTCATCTCGCGAACCATTTCAAACAGGTCGCTCATCGCGCCACCTGTGTTGAAATCGTCGTCCATCTTCTCGAGAAATCCTTGGCGGAAGCCATGCACGAGCGTCAGTAGGGGGTCACCCGCTGGATCAAATTCGCCATCCTCTCGCTTGAGAGTCGGCGGGAGATTGAAAAAACGCTGCTTGGTGATTCGCTGAAAACGCTCGAAGAAACGATAGAACGACTCGAGAGCGGTCGACGACTCTTCAAGTCCCTCAGGACCATACACCACGGTGCTGCGATAGTGCGTCTTCAGCAGGAAGAAGCGAATTCGCTCGCCACCTTGTTCAGCGATCACGTCGGCTAGTCCACCGGCACCACCGGAGCGGCTCATTTTGCCTGCAGGCTGTGGGGCAGCGGCTTCTTCGCGATCCCCCTTGCCACCCACTTTGCCAGCGGCACTCGAGGCTCGCAGCAAACCGTTGTGCATCCAGAAATTCACCATCGGCTTGCCGCTACAGCATTCGCTTTGGGCAAGTTCGTTTTCGTGATGCGGGAACACGAGATCGAGACCACCGCCGTGAATGTCGAAGGTTTCGCCAAGGATCGCACGACTCATGGCCGAGCATTCGATGTGCCAGCCCGGGCGGCCTTGTCCCCACGGGCTATCCCAAGCAGGCTCGCCCGGCTTGGCCGATTTCCAAAGGGCAAAGTCGCTCGGCGATCGCTTTCGCGAAGCAGCTTCGCCACCTTCGCCTTGCTGACTATCGGCCGAACGATTGCTGAGCTTACCGTACTGAGCATCGCGCCCCACGTCAAAAAAAACATCACCACCAGCTGCGTAGGCAAAGTCCTTCTTGATGAGATCCTCGATGAACCGAATGATGTCGTCCATGTATTCGGTCGCCTTAGGCATGCGATCGATTTGATCGACCCCAAGTGCTTTCAGGTTATTCAAATAATCGACCACCATCTCGGCGGCAATTTCCGACATTGGAAGATTGCGCTCGCGCATCTGACCAATTAGCTTGTCGTCGACATCGGTGATATTCACCACCCAAGTCACTTGATAGCCGCAATAGGTGAGATAACGCTTGATCGTGTCAAAGATCACTGGCCCCACCATATGACCGATATGGCTCTCTTTATAGACCGTGGGGCCACAGAGATAGATGCCAACCTTGCCAGCAACCACTGGAACAAAAGGTTCTTTGGTCTTGGAAAGCGTGTTATAGACGCGAATGCTCATGATT
This window of the Pirellula staleyi DSM 6068 genome carries:
- a CDS encoding pilus assembly protein N-terminal domain-containing protein — encoded protein: MAKTPAKMVSTPSKLKPTVATAAEPATLPQAEAVLAPIVKASDMQRRPGVSQAPTLAPIVKSSRPALRPTPAADEVVGTGATGLETRETLPTPASIPVAAKPVLAAPKPIAAAVAPAVNPASASDTAAAVPSRSVSPWMQELDAPRPLAPHTPEVAPQPIPSAETPRSLATETPAAAPRSSFAEAAERATELLETPAPRTLPSVEFGRPKFEPLAEAMPTIPPAAEPAPVRSSFIPVATSDPASAPLAIAPAPTREASAAAPMNFTAPIAAPSAAPTATATKPVAALPASAPIASVEPSAPQQFTAENPQQIAPVISSVQARLRARQAAEARTLTPYSQSIAPVISRPGYAQPGQTRPAALVQPEPIGPARVDMIPEGSPFEVIDESGVLTVRVRRSRLLRTKVDIYRTAVVDESICDVVQFTPREVSIIGKSQGATHVTFWFDDPNSQPLTWLVKVEPDAEEVKKEEQTYKLLQDVINEMFPDSKIELVVVASKLIVRGQAKDSEEAAQIISIIRAQTGGQGQNGLGGGQNGLGEGAAADVLSDSATGNSSRSRLQVINMLRVPGVHQVALKVKIAELNRTAARGFGVDLKTDISFSESEKGSSLLLESILNMAGGQAPALLTQIDGDEIQIGIRYLQQHGVVKLLAEPTLVTLSGRPATFIAGGEFAVPTVVGSAGLNAVTTDFRAFGAIISFMPTVVDKDRIRLEVAPEFSQINQDLNVGGTPGLRVRAATTTVEMREGQTLAIAGLLEDNMNGTTIGDLPFLAKIFGRRGMQRNETELLILVSPELVHPMEPEEVPPLPGFDVTEPTNGQFFLHGDLEGNPTQDYRSTVWPRLRKRYGSGGPSMTSGPFGHGQ
- a CDS encoding tetratricopeptide repeat protein — encoded protein: MKSSLPTIAIIALSTLSLATGCKSMPWNNDGGMKLPSPWSTVSGSSKKSTTDKVASSKSSKKIPKNAEKNANDPLSMEIARGRSMERNGDYAKAREHYESLWKDNSQNAELAHRLGVVADQQKRHIEAEQYFMISLRINPDAAQVRGDLGYCYFLQGKLPQAESNLMQAIKMEPQNARLHNNLGLVFGHMGKYEFAYDEFCKGGSEADAYYNLAFVLASQDKTEDAMECFREALVSDPKHKGAREALESFAQFEALPEHLKNANNDIASNVRMVPYQENLDGSGNDSQQTSAEFGIPSSRDAGRHTRSLQNRSRAMLNSNMQSNRDAQFGN
- the ruvA gene encoding Holliday junction branch migration protein RuvA: MITRITAKLIQLTDDAAILSAPPFDYEVLIAAVSRRTLSSSVGQEISLHTIHYLDGDPSRGKVTPRLVGFVSEVEREFFEMFCSVDGVGAKKALRAMQRPVQEISVMIEEQDAEGLSSLPGIGAATAERIIAKLRRKMSKFALLVARESAGETEIKRDVVELSFEALRTLGHSESDARKLLDSVLKSKKKFADVEAVLSAIYQQNQSKSE
- the ruvC gene encoding crossover junction endodeoxyribonuclease RuvC, producing the protein MAHRKQQLETDRPRRVLGVDPGLGITGYGVIELVGMSPKIIEAGVVRGRSGATLAARIGEIYAGIHDVIQSLAPTELAIEELYSHYDRPRTAILMGHARGAILLAGHQAGIPVLSYASTQVKKLLTGNGRAPKDQMQNAVCRELKLAAPPEPPDVADALAIALCHIHLSRSGLHIATPGLTEDDLH
- the cysS gene encoding cysteine--tRNA ligase — encoded protein: MSIRVYNTLSKTKEPFVPVVAGKVGIYLCGPTVYKESHIGHMVGPVIFDTIKRYLTYCGYQVTWVVNITDVDDKLIGQMRERNLPMSEIAAEMVVDYLNNLKALGVDQIDRMPKATEYMDDIIRFIEDLIKKDFAYAAGGDVFFDVGRDAQYGKLSNRSADSQQGEGGEAASRKRSPSDFALWKSAKPGEPAWDSPWGQGRPGWHIECSAMSRAILGETFDIHGGGLDLVFPHHENELAQSECCSGKPMVNFWMHNGLLRASSAAGKVGGKGDREEAAAPQPAGKMSRSGGAGGLADVIAEQGGERIRFFLLKTHYRSTVVYGPEGLEESSTALESFYRFFERFQRITKQRFFNLPPTLKREDGEFDPAGDPLLTLVHGFRQGFLEKMDDDFNTGGAMSDLFEMVREMNKFADQNKLDEVTQLPHPQVAILVKAAKTLRELTSILGLFLSQPAKRGGGGDAVLPKVMQLMMELRTEARNRKDFATADRIRLGLAEMGIALEDRKGTTEWRIGSSS